The DNA window ATTTTGTGTTTGGAGAGGTCTTCCACATCGATGGTGCGGAAAGTGCCCATGCCCACATGCAGGGTCACTTCACCAAAATTCACCCCTTTGATCTCCAGCATTTTGTACAGTTCTCGGCTGAAGTGCAAGCCGGCGGTAGGTGCTGCAACGGCTCCTATCTCACGGGCAAATACGGTCTGATATCTTTCAGTGTCGCTGGCTTCCGTAGGACGGGTAATGTACTTGGGTAGGGGAGTTTGTCCCAGTTGTCTGAGGATGGCCTGGAAAGAAGCTTCGTCGCCATCGTGCAAAAAACGGATGGTTCTTCCTCTGGAAGTAGTGTTGTCCACGACTTCTGCTACCAGGACTTCTTTGTTGTTTTTGTCAAAGAAATACAATTTGTTGCCGACTCTTATTTTTCGTGCCGGATCGACCAGTACGTCCCAAAGGCCTACTTGTTTGTTGAGTTCGCGGAGGAGGAAGACTTCTATTTTGGCCCCGGTTTTTTCTTTCCTGCCAAACATGCGCGCCGGGAACACCTTGGTATTGTTGATGATCATGGCATCTTTGTCCTCGACGTAGTCGAGCAGATCTT is part of the Candidatus Vicinibacter affinis genome and encodes:
- the queA gene encoding tRNA preQ1(34) S-adenosylmethionine ribosyltransferase-isomerase QueA, which codes for MRTKLSQFNFTLPKNLIAQYPAEERSESRMMVIHRDTGKIEHKVFKDLLDYVEDKDAMIINNTKVFPARMFGRKEKTGAKIEVFLLRELNKQVGLWDVLVDPARKIRVGNKLYFFDKNNKEVLVAEVVDNTTSRGRTIRFLHDGDEASFQAILRQLGQTPLPKYITRPTEASDTERYQTVFAREIGAVAAPTAGLHFSRELYKMLEIKGVNFGEVTLHVGMGTFRTIDVEDLSKHKMEAEYFRIDPKTADLVNETKALGKNIFAVGTTSMRALESSVSASKQLKPAEGWTNLFIYPPYEFSIANRMITNFHLPKSSLLIMVSAYAGHELLMDAYQVAMNEKYRFYSYGDCMLII